A genomic segment from Triticum dicoccoides isolate Atlit2015 ecotype Zavitan chromosome 1A, WEW_v2.0, whole genome shotgun sequence encodes:
- the LOC119298707 gene encoding uncharacterized protein LOC119298707, with protein MGKVCCSSESEEEAGFSFLGLLVAAVIALVFMLLCTPPKRRSVTIYPCC; from the coding sequence ATGGGGAAGGTGTGCTGCAGCAGCgagtcggaggaggaggcggggttCAGCTTCCTGGGGCTCCTCGTCGCGGCCGTCATCGCCCTGGTGTTCATGCTCCTCTGCACCCCGCCGAAGCGGCGCTCCGTCACCATCTACCCGTGCTGTTGA